In Cyanobium sp. AMD-g, one genomic interval encodes:
- a CDS encoding glycoside hydrolase family 104 protein produces the protein MPNLQRRHLLLAFAGLSLAGPASASEASRAWQLGPEARVAPARVAMMTPLPAAPRVFAITPERRALLNTIRYAEGTWANGQEVGYRILFGGSLFDSLDRHPNRVMRTARYASAAAGAYQFMPFTWDMVTRAMGIPDFGPESQDQAALFLVQRRGALHLADRGELSPDLAARLAPEWASFPTLAGRSFYGQPVKRLNDLRRFYEQNLAQLRDEAAAVWEDVAIRQVPPACTDASLSCQLERVGGPSTAP, from the coding sequence TTGCCGAACCTTCAGCGCCGTCACCTTCTCCTCGCCTTTGCTGGCCTGAGCCTTGCGGGCCCAGCCAGTGCCTCGGAGGCCTCTCGCGCCTGGCAGCTGGGTCCTGAGGCCCGTGTGGCCCCCGCCAGGGTCGCGATGATGACGCCGCTGCCGGCCGCGCCACGGGTTTTCGCCATCACCCCGGAGCGCCGGGCCCTGCTCAACACGATCCGCTACGCCGAAGGGACCTGGGCCAACGGCCAGGAGGTTGGTTACCGCATCCTCTTCGGCGGCAGCCTGTTCGATTCCCTCGACCGCCATCCCAACCGGGTGATGCGCACCGCCCGTTACGCCAGTGCGGCGGCAGGTGCCTACCAGTTCATGCCCTTCACCTGGGACATGGTCACCCGCGCCATGGGCATCCCTGATTTCGGCCCCGAGTCCCAGGACCAGGCAGCCCTGTTTCTGGTGCAGCGCCGGGGCGCCCTGCACCTGGCCGACCGTGGTGAGCTGAGCCCCGACCTGGCGGCCCGTCTGGCCCCGGAGTGGGCCTCCTTCCCAACCCTGGCCGGTCGCAGCTTCTATGGGCAACCCGTCAAGCGCCTCAACGACCTGCGCCGCTTCTACGAGCAGAACCTGGCCCAGCTGCGTGACGAAGCAGCCGCTGTCTGGGAAGACGTCGCCATTCGTCAGGTGCCTCCGGCCTGTACCGATGCCAGCCTTTCCTGCCAGCTGGAGAGGGTGGGCGGGCCTTCCACCGCCCCCTGA
- a CDS encoding TPM domain-containing protein, translating into MATGTTAAAGTQRDHRGRGWRGGLGRRLAAGLATLTLVLVTWLLPGLGAAAYAADNPQLLPDHPTPVIDLAKALTDGERGELEAELESFEASSGWKLRVLTQYERTPGLAVKGFWDLDERSLLLVADPRGGNLLNFNVGEALFALMPRTFWVELQTRYGNQFYVRDHGEDGSILSAIHAVKGCLAIGGCQVVPGLPQEQWILTLCTSILGGLIVGFAAFPRQEGRRVEWTWVLLLSPLWVILFVALGMGPIITRTNDVLPLLRNVLGFLGASVVAYLIAQKTLGGIRLQGKGEG; encoded by the coding sequence ATGGCGACAGGCACAACGGCAGCGGCGGGAACCCAACGGGATCACCGGGGACGCGGCTGGCGCGGTGGACTCGGACGGCGGCTGGCGGCCGGCCTGGCCACCCTCACCCTGGTGCTGGTGACATGGCTGCTGCCGGGCCTGGGAGCTGCCGCCTACGCCGCTGACAATCCCCAGCTGTTGCCCGATCACCCAACCCCGGTGATCGACCTGGCCAAGGCCCTCACGGACGGTGAACGTGGTGAACTGGAGGCCGAACTGGAGAGCTTCGAAGCCTCCAGCGGCTGGAAGCTCAGGGTGCTGACCCAGTACGAGCGCACCCCGGGCCTGGCGGTCAAGGGCTTCTGGGACCTGGACGAGCGCAGCCTGCTGCTGGTTGCCGATCCCAGGGGCGGCAACTTGCTGAACTTCAACGTGGGCGAAGCCCTGTTCGCCCTGATGCCTCGCACCTTCTGGGTGGAACTCCAGACCCGTTACGGCAACCAGTTCTACGTCCGTGACCACGGCGAGGACGGCTCGATCCTTTCGGCCATCCATGCCGTCAAGGGGTGCCTGGCCATCGGGGGTTGCCAGGTGGTGCCGGGCTTACCCCAGGAACAGTGGATTCTCACGCTCTGCACGTCGATCCTCGGGGGCCTGATCGTGGGGTTCGCCGCCTTCCCGCGTCAGGAGGGGCGCCGGGTCGAATGGACTTGGGTGTTGCTGCTCTCTCCCCTCTGGGTGATCCTGTTCGTGGCCCTGGGCATGGGGCCGATCATCACCCGCACCAACGACGTGCTGCCGTTGCTGCGCAACGTGTTGGGGTTCCTTGGAGCTTCCGTGGTGGCCTACCTGATCGCCCAGAAAACCCTGGGCGGTATACGCCTGCAGGGCAAGGGCGAAGGCTGA
- a CDS encoding class I SAM-dependent methyltransferase, whose translation MQTPLPSPAPVPEWLGQRLRAAGGSVPFHAYMDWVLHDPEVGAYGSGRLTIGPRGDFATAPSLGADFAQLLAPQVAQWLALLPAEAPLALVETGPGEGHLAQQLAEALHAGWPELAGRTELVLVEPNAGMAERQRQRLRACPLALRWIDFDALASAPLRGVVLAHEVLDALAIERIERQDDHWCRQRVVLRGDSLSLEAAEPLEGPVLEQLETLGLLPLDGSRPQGWSTELHPGLEPWLAACGKALSEGWLLVIDYAHESRRYYAPQRSSGTLMAYRRQQASDNPLLEPGLWDLTAHLCLESLETAALAAGWRPLGGCRQGEALLALGLASRLHALQQEPGSRLAELLQRRECLLRLVDPAGLGDFRWLAFHRGSPVSGQAPRPEPAPLFLRQPTL comes from the coding sequence GTGCAGACCCCCCTTCCAAGCCCCGCGCCGGTACCCGAATGGCTCGGCCAGCGGCTGAGGGCGGCGGGCGGTTCGGTGCCGTTCCACGCCTACATGGACTGGGTCCTGCATGATCCGGAGGTCGGCGCCTATGGCAGCGGCCGCCTGACCATCGGCCCCCGTGGGGACTTCGCCACCGCCCCCTCCCTCGGGGCTGACTTCGCCCAGCTGCTCGCCCCCCAGGTGGCCCAGTGGCTGGCCCTGTTGCCGGCGGAGGCCCCCCTGGCCCTGGTGGAGACCGGACCGGGTGAGGGACACCTGGCCCAGCAGTTGGCTGAGGCGCTCCACGCTGGCTGGCCCGAACTGGCCGGGCGCACCGAACTGGTGCTGGTGGAGCCGAATGCCGGCATGGCCGAGCGGCAGCGCCAGCGGCTCCGTGCCTGTCCGCTGGCGCTGCGCTGGATCGATTTCGATGCCTTGGCCAGCGCTCCACTGCGGGGTGTGGTGCTGGCCCATGAAGTGCTCGATGCCCTCGCCATCGAGCGGATCGAGCGCCAGGACGATCACTGGTGCCGCCAGCGCGTCGTTCTGCGCGGGGACAGCCTGAGCCTGGAGGCCGCCGAGCCCCTGGAAGGGCCTGTGCTCGAGCAGTTGGAAACCCTGGGCCTTCTCCCCCTTGATGGAAGCCGCCCTCAGGGCTGGAGCACGGAGCTCCATCCCGGACTGGAGCCCTGGCTGGCCGCCTGCGGCAAAGCGCTGAGCGAGGGATGGTTGCTGGTGATCGATTATGCCCACGAGTCCCGCCGCTATTACGCTCCCCAGCGCTCCAGCGGCACCTTGATGGCCTACCGGCGCCAGCAGGCCAGCGACAACCCCTTGCTGGAGCCTGGTCTGTGGGACCTGACGGCCCATCTCTGCCTCGAAAGCCTGGAGACGGCGGCCCTGGCCGCAGGCTGGCGGCCCCTCGGCGGCTGCCGCCAGGGGGAGGCCCTGCTGGCGCTGGGCTTGGCCAGCCGTCTGCATGCCCTTCAGCAGGAGCCGGGGTCTCGGCTGGCGGAGCTGTTGCAACGGCGGGAGTGCCTGTTGCGGCTGGTGGATCCCGCCGGGCTCGGTGACTTCCGCTGGTTGGCTTTCCACCGGGGTTCACCGGTGTCGGGTCAGGCTCCGCGTCCTGAGCCAGCTCCCCTGTTTCTGCGCCAGCCGACGCTCTGA
- a CDS encoding DUF4912 domain-containing protein, with amino-acid sequence MSSRPSRFTTFLSQPLRRLGALARTIGLGGRDELAGPESSPAQDPSPEPAPPLPASPAVAAPSGGGGEASWVAFLPRDPQWSQVRWSINPADRSRAQAEGATQLCLRVADVTGLDGGSTHPHTLQEVVVESQATEWYLPVPLSGRDYRVELGFRKGGSGGWISLAFSATAHVPVLDSPAISVPDPFVAFSMPPAVDGTSAPAPTREIVNDLHERLYQSATSPWRPLGRGSEAFHEIDSASGLYGGGDFSASGAGPWASGRSGSGIGGVAARQRSFWLVADAELIVYGATDPSARLTIGGEEIPLSSDGTFRLQVPFRDGQQLYPIEALAADGEQKRSITMEFRRTTPHAKVNPKEDAQSEWF; translated from the coding sequence ATGAGCAGTCGTCCCAGCCGGTTCACCACCTTTCTGAGCCAGCCCCTGCGACGACTCGGCGCCCTGGCCAGGACCATCGGGCTCGGCGGCCGGGACGAGCTGGCCGGGCCGGAGTCATCACCCGCCCAGGATCCCTCCCCTGAGCCAGCGCCCCCACTCCCCGCCAGCCCTGCCGTGGCGGCTCCGAGCGGGGGCGGCGGAGAGGCCTCGTGGGTGGCCTTTCTGCCCCGTGATCCCCAGTGGTCCCAGGTGCGCTGGTCGATCAACCCGGCCGACAGGAGCCGGGCCCAGGCGGAAGGTGCCACCCAGCTTTGCCTGCGTGTCGCTGACGTGACCGGACTCGACGGCGGCTCCACCCATCCCCACACCCTCCAGGAAGTGGTGGTCGAAAGCCAGGCCACGGAGTGGTACCTGCCGGTGCCCCTGTCCGGTCGCGACTACAGGGTGGAGCTCGGCTTCCGTAAGGGAGGCAGCGGCGGCTGGATTTCCCTGGCGTTCTCCGCCACGGCGCACGTCCCCGTTCTGGACAGCCCGGCCATCAGTGTGCCCGACCCCTTCGTGGCTTTCTCCATGCCTCCTGCGGTTGACGGCACGTCCGCTCCTGCGCCGACCAGGGAGATCGTCAACGACCTGCACGAACGGCTTTACCAGAGCGCCACCAGCCCCTGGCGCCCCCTTGGAAGGGGGTCGGAGGCGTTTCACGAGATCGATTCCGCTTCCGGTCTGTATGGCGGCGGCGACTTCTCGGCTTCCGGTGCAGGCCCCTGGGCCTCCGGCCGCAGCGGTTCCGGCATCGGCGGTGTGGCCGCTCGCCAGCGCTCCTTCTGGCTGGTGGCCGATGCCGAACTGATTGTGTACGGCGCCACCGATCCTTCGGCCCGACTGACCATCGGCGGGGAGGAGATTCCCCTGTCGTCTGATGGCACCTTCCGGCTCCAGGTGCCCTTCCGTGATGGCCAGCAGCTCTATCCGATCGAGGCTCTGGCCGCCGACGGGGAGCAGAAGCGCAGCATCACCATGGAGTTCCGCCGCACCACCCCCCACGCCAAAGTGAACCCCAAGGAGGACGCCCAGTCGGAGTGGTTCTGA
- the aroB gene encoding 3-dehydroquinate synthase gives MPQDHRTITVSLSADPYPILIGEGLLGRLGSFLIERGFQSGTRVLVVTNPEVQGFHGAEALTGLESSGFVVQTVVLEAGEERKTPATVAAIHDAAFAHRLERSSLIVALGGGVVGDMAGFAAATWLRGIAVVQVPTTLLAMVDAAIGGKTGVNHPGGKNLIGAFHQPKLVLIDPRVLVTLPEREFRAGMAEVIKYAVIGDEQLFNDLEQAAERDPQGGLASREAIGPELLQRLLERSAAAKARVVAADEREGGLRAILNYGHTLGHAVENLSGYGTWLHGEAVGLGMVAAGDIAVAMGLWGQADQDRQRRLVAAAGLPMGWPALDPEAVLTSLQADKKVRQGKVRFVLPTGVGSVVIRDDVAPATIRAALAIAASNVVVR, from the coding sequence GTGCCGCAGGACCACCGCACCATCACGGTGTCCCTGAGCGCCGATCCCTATCCGATCCTGATCGGGGAGGGGCTGCTCGGCCGCCTGGGTTCCTTTCTGATCGAGCGTGGCTTCCAGAGCGGTACCCGGGTGCTGGTGGTGACCAACCCGGAGGTGCAGGGGTTCCATGGTGCTGAAGCGCTGACGGGCCTTGAGTCCAGCGGGTTCGTGGTGCAGACCGTGGTGCTGGAGGCCGGCGAAGAACGCAAGACCCCCGCCACGGTGGCGGCGATCCACGACGCCGCCTTTGCACACCGCCTGGAACGGAGCTCCCTGATCGTCGCCCTGGGGGGCGGTGTGGTGGGCGACATGGCCGGCTTCGCCGCCGCCACCTGGCTGCGGGGCATCGCCGTGGTGCAGGTGCCCACCACCCTGCTGGCGATGGTGGATGCCGCTATCGGCGGCAAGACGGGGGTGAACCACCCGGGGGGGAAGAACCTGATCGGCGCCTTCCACCAACCAAAGCTGGTGCTGATCGACCCCCGGGTGCTGGTCACCTTGCCGGAGCGAGAGTTTCGCGCCGGCATGGCGGAGGTGATCAAGTACGCCGTCATCGGCGATGAGCAGCTCTTCAACGACCTGGAGCAGGCTGCCGAGCGGGATCCCCAGGGCGGCCTCGCCAGCCGCGAAGCCATCGGGCCCGAGTTGCTGCAACGCCTGCTTGAGCGCTCCGCCGCCGCCAAGGCCCGGGTGGTGGCCGCCGACGAACGGGAAGGAGGCCTGCGGGCGATCCTCAACTACGGCCACACCCTCGGCCATGCGGTGGAAAACCTCAGCGGCTACGGCACCTGGCTGCACGGGGAAGCGGTGGGCCTGGGCATGGTCGCCGCCGGTGACATCGCCGTGGCGATGGGTCTGTGGGGCCAGGCCGATCAGGACAGGCAGCGGCGGCTGGTGGCGGCCGCTGGGCTGCCGATGGGCTGGCCGGCCCTCGATCCGGAAGCGGTGCTGACGTCCCTCCAGGCCGACAAGAAGGTGCGTCAGGGGAAGGTGCGCTTCGTGCTGCCCACCGGCGTGGGATCGGTCGTGATCCGCGACGACGTCGCTCCCGCCACGATCCGAGCCGCCCTGGCGATCGCCGCTTCGAACGTGGTTGTTCGCTGA
- the recQ gene encoding DNA helicase RecQ, which produces MTANPKQVLRDVFGYDAFRGPQAAIVAHVCAGGSALVLMPTGGGKSLCYQIPALCRPGTAVVVSPLIALMQDQVGALRQAGVRAAALHSAESADAVAATWRQLQGGQLDLLYVSPERLLNGDLIERLADLPLSLFAIDEAHCVSQWGHDFRPEYLQLAVLAERFSAIPRIALTATADPRTRTEIVARLGLEQAAVFLASFDRPNIRYLLRDKSEPRQQLLAFLDTQRGHSGIVYARSRKRVEEHAAALKAAGHDALPYHAGLTAETRSAALERFRLGSGVVVVATIAFGMGIDKPDVRFVAHVDLPKSLEAYYQETGRAGRDGLPAVAWMVHGSSDVPPLRRFIDESDADPAQKRIEHGRLDALIGFAEASSCRRRILLSYLGEADSSDCGNCDVCLEPNQGADVTEPARKALSAVYRTGGRFGAAHLVDVLLGGETARIRSLGHDQLGVHGIGKELDRGQWRSLFRQLTARGYLVAAADGHGGLQFGDDALVRPLLRGESCLEIRLPPAAKQRRGAAVGSGAGGGPPAAADNVDPGLLAALKAWRLEQARQQGLPPYVVFHDRTLIAIAERRPTALEDLAGITGIGRAKLASYGEAVLAVVGSQTAPA; this is translated from the coding sequence ATGACGGCGAACCCGAAGCAGGTGCTGCGGGACGTCTTCGGCTACGACGCCTTCCGCGGCCCCCAGGCGGCCATCGTCGCGCATGTCTGCGCAGGGGGCTCGGCCCTGGTGCTGATGCCCACCGGTGGCGGCAAGTCGCTCTGCTATCAGATCCCGGCGCTCTGCCGGCCGGGCACGGCGGTGGTGGTATCGCCGCTGATCGCCTTGATGCAGGACCAGGTGGGCGCGCTGCGACAGGCGGGCGTGCGGGCGGCCGCCCTGCATTCAGCCGAAAGCGCTGACGCGGTAGCGGCCACCTGGCGGCAGCTCCAGGGCGGCCAGCTTGATCTGCTCTACGTGTCGCCGGAGCGGTTGCTGAACGGTGATCTGATCGAGCGGCTCGCCGATCTGCCCCTGTCCCTGTTCGCGATCGATGAGGCCCACTGCGTCTCCCAGTGGGGCCACGATTTCCGGCCCGAGTATCTGCAACTGGCGGTGCTCGCCGAGCGTTTCTCCGCCATTCCCCGCATCGCCCTGACGGCCACGGCCGATCCCCGCACCCGGACCGAGATCGTGGCGCGCCTGGGCCTGGAGCAGGCGGCGGTGTTCCTGGCCAGCTTCGACCGGCCCAACATCCGCTACCTCCTGCGCGACAAAAGCGAACCCCGGCAGCAGCTGCTTGCGTTCCTCGACACCCAGCGGGGCCACTCCGGCATCGTCTACGCCCGCTCCCGCAAGCGGGTGGAGGAGCACGCCGCCGCCCTGAAGGCCGCTGGCCACGACGCCCTGCCCTACCACGCCGGACTGACGGCTGAGACCCGCAGCGCCGCCCTGGAGCGCTTCCGTCTTGGCAGCGGCGTGGTCGTGGTAGCCACCATCGCCTTCGGCATGGGCATCGACAAGCCGGACGTGCGCTTCGTGGCCCACGTGGACCTGCCCAAGAGCCTGGAGGCCTATTACCAGGAGACGGGCCGGGCGGGCCGGGATGGCCTGCCTGCCGTCGCCTGGATGGTGCACGGCTCCAGCGACGTGCCGCCGCTGCGCCGCTTCATCGACGAGTCCGACGCCGATCCGGCCCAGAAGCGGATCGAGCACGGCCGCCTCGACGCCCTGATCGGCTTTGCCGAAGCCTCCAGCTGCCGCCGGCGCATCCTGCTGAGCTACCTGGGCGAAGCGGACAGCAGCGACTGTGGCAACTGTGACGTCTGCCTGGAGCCGAACCAGGGAGCGGACGTGACCGAGCCGGCCCGCAAAGCCCTTTCCGCCGTCTATCGCACCGGAGGGCGTTTCGGCGCCGCCCACCTGGTGGACGTGCTGCTGGGGGGCGAGACAGCCCGGATCCGCAGCCTTGGCCATGACCAGCTGGGGGTGCATGGGATCGGCAAGGAACTGGATCGGGGCCAGTGGCGCAGCCTGTTCCGCCAGCTCACTGCCAGGGGCTACCTGGTGGCCGCCGCCGATGGCCATGGGGGCCTGCAGTTCGGTGACGACGCGCTGGTGCGGCCCCTGCTGCGCGGCGAGTCCTGCCTGGAGATCCGACTGCCACCGGCGGCGAAGCAGCGTCGCGGTGCGGCGGTCGGGTCTGGGGCAGGGGGCGGGCCGCCTGCCGCTGCGGACAACGTCGATCCGGGACTGCTGGCGGCCTTGAAGGCCTGGCGGCTGGAGCAGGCCCGCCAGCAGGGTCTGCCGCCCTATGTGGTCTTCCATGACCGCACCCTGATCGCCATCGCCGAACGCCGGCCCACCGCCCTTGAGGACCTGGCAGGAATCACCGGCATCGGCAGAGCCAAGCTCGCCAGTTATGGCGAGGCGGTGCTGGCGGTGGTCGGAAGCCAGACCGCACCGGCCTAG
- a CDS encoding carbohydrate ABC transporter permease produces the protein MATPTPSAPAPSRSAWAFLAPALLLLAVSVLIPAAMALVISFTRAGLDVSEPLTFVGLANFRRLLADPMLLRVTGTTFLYLVGVVPPIVLGALGLAVLVNRQLPGIHWFRGAFYTPVLVSLVVAAIAFRWLYAENGLVNGWLGALLGDRFTPIGFLTSTGLALPSVMLVTLWKGLGYYMVIFVAGLQGISADLYEAAALDGSEGWRRHLDITLPLLRPYITLVAVISAIGATKVFEEVYLMTQGGPADSTRTIVYYVYDQAFSELEISYACTVGLALFLIVLLLSLLRYAFAAENPLQ, from the coding sequence ATGGCCACACCCACCCCTTCCGCGCCGGCACCCAGCCGCTCTGCCTGGGCGTTTCTGGCCCCCGCCCTGCTGCTGCTGGCGGTGTCGGTGCTGATTCCGGCGGCCATGGCCCTGGTGATCAGCTTCACCCGCGCGGGGCTGGATGTGAGCGAGCCACTCACCTTCGTGGGCCTGGCCAACTTCCGCCGGCTGCTGGCCGATCCGATGCTTCTGCGGGTGACCGGCACCACCTTCCTCTATCTGGTGGGGGTGGTCCCACCGATCGTTCTCGGGGCCCTCGGACTGGCGGTGCTGGTCAACCGCCAGCTGCCGGGCATCCACTGGTTTCGCGGCGCCTTCTATACCCCGGTGCTGGTGTCCCTGGTGGTGGCGGCGATCGCCTTCCGCTGGCTCTATGCGGAGAACGGTCTGGTCAATGGCTGGCTCGGCGCCCTGCTGGGCGATCGCTTCACGCCGATCGGTTTTCTCACCTCCACGGGCCTGGCCCTGCCTTCCGTGATGCTGGTCACCCTGTGGAAGGGCCTCGGCTACTACATGGTCATCTTCGTGGCCGGCCTGCAGGGCATCTCCGCCGATCTCTACGAGGCGGCGGCCCTGGATGGCAGCGAGGGCTGGCGTCGCCACCTGGACATCACCCTGCCCCTGCTCAGGCCCTACATCACCCTGGTGGCGGTGATTTCGGCCATCGGGGCCACCAAGGTGTTCGAGGAGGTGTATCTGATGACCCAGGGGGGGCCGGCCGACAGCACCCGCACGATCGTCTACTACGTCTACGACCAGGCCTTTTCGGAGCTGGAGATCAGCTACGCCTGCACCGTCGGCCTGGCGCTGTTTCTGATCGTGCTGCTGCTGAGCCTGCTCCGCTACGCCTTCGCTGCCGAGAACCCCCTGCAGTGA
- a CDS encoding 5-(carboxyamino)imidazole ribonucleotide synthase, which produces MQTIPDTDPQTEPAAIDAIGIVGGGQLAWMLADAARDLGVALHVQTPGADDPATREAASVVLAPVDDVAATRELASRCHAISFENEWIPLEALRALEGPGLQFLPGLDALQPLVSKAGQRRLLAELHLPSPRWFPLADVLQPTTPSAADGGQALMPPNLPRSLPSPAAPRLPQGFDFPMMAKASRGGYDGRGTVPVADLAALEALLARVAPDDWILEELVRFDQELALVACRDQHGTVACYPLVQTHQHRRVCDWVLFPAPVDHRVEVFARNVAASLLTALDYVGVLSIEFFYGPSGLQVNELAPRTHNSGHLTIEACRTSQFSQQVRIVAGLPMGSTDAVVPGALMVNLLAPEGGDADQLERRRALEVLPGAHLHWYGKQGGGAGRKLGHLTLLLEGRNDGERELDKQRRLAEVRAIWPLPDQPT; this is translated from the coding sequence GTGCAGACCATCCCTGACACTGATCCCCAGACAGAACCCGCTGCGATCGATGCCATCGGCATCGTGGGGGGCGGTCAGCTGGCCTGGATGCTGGCCGATGCCGCCCGGGACCTCGGCGTCGCCTTGCATGTGCAGACCCCCGGCGCCGACGATCCGGCCACCCGCGAGGCGGCCAGTGTGGTCCTGGCCCCCGTCGATGACGTGGCCGCCACCCGGGAGCTGGCCAGCCGTTGCCACGCCATCAGCTTCGAAAACGAGTGGATTCCCCTGGAGGCCCTGCGGGCGCTTGAGGGGCCTGGCCTCCAGTTCCTGCCAGGCCTGGATGCCCTCCAGCCCCTGGTGAGCAAGGCGGGCCAGCGGCGCCTTCTGGCCGAACTGCACCTGCCGTCCCCCCGTTGGTTCCCCCTGGCCGACGTCCTCCAGCCCACCACGCCCTCCGCAGCGGATGGGGGGCAGGCCCTGATGCCGCCGAACCTGCCCCGTTCCCTTCCCTCCCCAGCCGCTCCCCGCCTGCCCCAGGGTTTTGACTTCCCGATGATGGCCAAGGCCAGCCGCGGGGGCTACGACGGCCGGGGCACGGTGCCCGTGGCCGACCTGGCCGCATTGGAGGCGCTGCTCGCCAGGGTCGCCCCCGACGACTGGATCCTTGAGGAGCTGGTGCGCTTCGACCAGGAGCTGGCGCTGGTGGCCTGTCGCGACCAGCACGGCACGGTGGCTTGCTATCCCTTGGTGCAGACGCACCAGCACCGCCGTGTCTGCGACTGGGTGCTCTTCCCCGCGCCGGTGGATCACCGGGTCGAGGTGTTCGCCCGAAACGTGGCCGCTTCCCTGCTCACCGCCCTCGACTACGTGGGCGTGCTGTCGATTGAGTTCTTCTACGGGCCCTCGGGCCTGCAGGTCAACGAGCTGGCCCCCCGCACCCACAACTCCGGCCACCTGACGATCGAGGCCTGTCGCACCAGCCAGTTCTCCCAGCAGGTGCGCATCGTCGCCGGGCTGCCGATGGGCAGCACCGACGCCGTGGTGCCCGGTGCCCTGATGGTCAACCTGCTGGCGCCGGAGGGAGGCGATGCCGACCAGCTGGAACGGCGCCGCGCCCTTGAGGTGCTTCCCGGCGCCCACCTGCACTGGTACGGCAAGCAAGGCGGCGGGGCCGGCCGCAAGCTGGGCCACCTCACCCTGCTGCTCGAGGGCCGCAACGACGGCGAGCGTGAGCTGGACAAACAGCGCCGGCTGGCGGAGGTGCGGGCCATCTGGCCGCTGCCGGACCAACCCACTTAG
- a CDS encoding DUF2103 domain-containing protein: MARLVITHSTYVEGLIPLLRRLATLPDIDTITPAVISRVKGRSIGLRLRVSSPITGGHKLLARRGSTAQEVFVVTRLNRDQLQEALDRLTN, encoded by the coding sequence ATGGCCCGGCTGGTGATCACCCACAGCACCTACGTGGAGGGTCTGATCCCGCTGCTGCGGCGTCTGGCCACCCTGCCGGACATCGACACGATCACGCCGGCGGTGATCTCACGGGTGAAGGGCCGCAGCATCGGCTTGCGGCTGCGGGTCTCGAGCCCGATCACCGGGGGGCACAAACTGCTGGCCCGCAGGGGCAGCACGGCTCAGGAGGTCTTTGTGGTCACTCGCCTGAACCGGGATCAGCTGCAGGAGGCCTTGGATCGGCTGACGAACTGA
- the clpS gene encoding ATP-dependent Clp protease adapter ClpS — MVVAPTRSPAQAGKRLQERYPQVNVIVLDDDVNTFQHVVEALVRHLPGMQPDQAWSLAHRIDGEGSAVVWSGPLEQGELYHQLLSAEGLTMAPLGRG; from the coding sequence ATGGTCGTCGCTCCAACGAGAAGTCCCGCCCAGGCAGGGAAGCGCCTCCAGGAGCGCTACCCCCAGGTGAACGTCATCGTCCTCGACGATGACGTCAACACGTTTCAGCATGTGGTGGAAGCCCTGGTGCGGCACCTGCCCGGCATGCAGCCCGATCAGGCCTGGAGCCTGGCCCACCGGATCGATGGGGAAGGATCGGCGGTGGTCTGGAGCGGTCCCCTGGAGCAGGGGGAGCTGTACCACCAGCTGCTCAGCGCCGAAGGGCTGACCATGGCACCGCTGGGCCGGGGCTGA
- the petN gene encoding cytochrome b6-f complex subunit PetN, whose translation MLITLGWSALAAIFTFSIAMVVWGRNGDNSIGF comes from the coding sequence ATGTTGATCACCCTTGGTTGGTCCGCCCTGGCGGCCATCTTCACCTTCTCGATCGCCATGGTGGTGTGGGGCCGCAACGGTGACAACAGCATCGGTTTCTGA